A region of Triplophysa dalaica isolate WHDGS20190420 chromosome 20, ASM1584641v1, whole genome shotgun sequence DNA encodes the following proteins:
- the uts2a gene encoding urotensin 2, alpha: MMCNLILSCFLLIFSGSHLLAHPITDTAEMTYGTSDSGEELGAFSPDDFSVADLNDLLQRATTGHPSLLTRDGIKTSGQIPRNALKEVLLEKPYRLMPAGSLWSSRRQFRKRGSSADCFWKYCV; the protein is encoded by the exons ATGATGTGTAACCTGATTCTGTCCTGCTTTCTCCTGATCTTCTCCGGCAGTCATCTGCTGGCACATCCCATCACAGACACAGCTGAGATGACTTACGGCACCTCTG ATTCAGGGGAAGAGCTTGGAGCATTCAGTCCTGATGATTTTTCTGTCGCTGATCTCAATGATCTCCTGCAGAGGGCAACAACAGGACATCCCTCGCTGCTCACCAGAGACG GTATCAAAACGTCAGGCCAGATTCCTAGAAACGCTCTAAAAGAG GTTCTGCTAGAAAAACCCTATCGCCTCATGCCTGCCGGTTCTCTCTGGAGCAGCAGGAGACAGTTCAGGAAGAGAGGAAGCAGCGCGGATTGTTTCTGGAAGTACTGCGTTTGA
- the ccdc187 gene encoding coiled-coil domain-containing protein 187 isoform X2 produces MQQVAFRHYKRAFGIKVNSAAQVPLSSDLNGLRRNDGRAGGGSIQPAQSPGGVPVFCCSGGWSFSTQLAGAREEEHDSEYAQMIQKEIQRCAEEARRREVEDEEIAKRIQEEEELGVRSRGSYQNRDARETSSVPPYSPRSVYSPEDRYYECSSTRRRERSQLPPYSDSEDNRRMPTVTNLSRGSQDCSSSTVGQRTAVSCGRPPRSHSDQDNKSTTSGSSFSQKSRTSHLSGGWGDVIKLIRNDMSEQGYLSPSSEEELFEPVYKLERMLKQKQQASDRRGHQGERRHGRTTQGDGWCREESFRERDKERRVHFLDERSRINGYHGNGYSLHENGRERDKHLNTGERLGDHQQTQDPGFRRNVSMRRSYHGDVRLSRRTSMRGGSRTCTQDDSNLVNMVRPLNHTPLIETEVRRPGPLREAERWEAARNQRQRACSLTEERTIDRDHTRYPRQHRIRRSQSERQSLEEEGSSTEEEMESRREVGGMERLSSLSTCQSRSGHSSRTGPTGRNRTTALDLGELEQVLLDEELARRLQEEERLAAETQQGSSPLSPEDFRMAQVAQDEEIARFIQKQEIKAKRRSAELDFVGPRREYRDTVTDYERRAECDGQRERMDSDGLLSPIDDSTADHQLSSPVSMAAQPTRNVAEDLDPTFHRKEINGANQGSQQGGLCNPMDEQPTFVPPTKRHNDKPVRVKSKDKKENIKQKENCKQQ; encoded by the exons ATGCAACAAGTAGCGTTTCGGCATTACAAAAGAGCGTTTGGTATCAAAGTAAATAGCGCAGCGCAG GTGCCGCTGTCCTCAGACCTGAATGGCTTGAGAAGAAATGATGGCAGAGCTGGAGGTGGATCAATCCAACCTGCCCAGAGTCCAGGAGG TGTGCCAGTGTTTTGCTGTTCTGGAGGATGGAGCTTTAGCACACAACTTGCAGGAGCAAGAGA GGAGGAACATGATTCGGAATATGCACAAATGATTCAGAAAGAAATTCAGCGGTGTGCCGAGGAGGCCCGGAGGAGGGAGGTGGAAGACGAG GAAATAGCAAAAAGGATACAGGAAGAGGAAGAGCTTGGTGTCAGAAGCAGAGGCAGTTACCAAAATAGAGATGCtagag AGACCTCAAGTGTTCCACCGTACTCACCTCGGTCCGTTTACTCGCCTGAGGATCGATACTACGAATGCTCTTCAACCAGAAGGCGAGAGCGCTCCCAATTACCCCCCTACTCAGATTCTGAGGACAACCGGCGTATGCCTACAGTAACCAATTTGAGTCGTGGGTCCCAAGACTGCAGCAGTTCCACGGTAGGGCAGAGAACGGCGGTCAGCTGCGGTAGACCTCCCAGAAGTCATTCAGATCAAGATAACAAGAGCACAACGAGCGGCAGCTCCTTTAGCCAGAAAAGCAGGACATCTCACCTCTCAGGAGGATGGGGAGATGTGATCAAGCTCATAAGGAATGATATGAGCGAGCAAGGCTACCTCAGCCCCAGTTCTGAGGAAGAACTCTTCGAGCCCGTCTATAAACTTGAGAGGATGCtgaaacaaaagcagcaggCCTCCGATCGACGGGGCCACCAAGGTGAGAGGCGCCATGGCCGAACAACGCAGGGCGACGGTTGGTGTCGTGAGGAGAGTTTTAGGGAGAGGGACAAGGAAAGACGCGTTCATTTTCTGGATGAGAGAAGCCGCATAAACGGTTACCATGGCAACGGCTACAGTTTACATGAAAATGGTAGGGAGAGGGACAAACACCTGAACACTGGAGAAAGATTAGGTGACCACCAGCAGACTCAAGATCCGGGTTTCCGGCGTAACGTCTCGATGCGACGTAGTTACCATGGCGACGTCAGGCTGAGCAGACGGACATCGATGCGTGGAGGAAGCAGAACGTGTACCCAGGATGATTCAAATTTAGTTAATATGGTAAGACCTTTAAATCATACACCATTGATAGAGACGGAAGTGAGGCGACCTGGCCCTTTAAGGGAGGCCGAGAGGTGGGAGGCGGCCAGAAACCAGCGTCAGAGAGCATGCTCATTAACAGAGGAAAGGACGATTGACAGGGATCACACGCGTTACCCCCGACAACACAGAATTAGGCGCAGCCAAAGTGAGCGGCAGAGCTTGGAGGAAGAGGGATCGAGCACGGAGGAGGAGATGGAGAGCAGAAGGGAGGTGGGAGGGATGGAGAGACTCTCATCACTCAGCACCTGTCAATCACGCAGTGGCCACTCCTCCAGAACAG GACCCACTGGGAGGAATAGGACGACAGCTCTTGACCTTGGCGAGCTGGAGCAGGTACTCCTCGATGAGGAGCTGGCTCGCAGACTTCAGGAGGAGGAGAGATTAGCCGCAGAG ACTCAGCAGGGGTCTTCTCCTCTCAGTCCGGAAGACTTCAGAATGGCCCAGGTCGCACAGGATGAG GAAATTGCACGTTTCATACAAAAACAAGAGATCAAGGCTAAACGGAGGTCTGCTGAGCTGGACTTTGTTGGACCTAGACGGGAGTATAGAGACACTGTGACGGATTATGAAAGGAGAGCAGAATGTGACGGACAG agagagagaatggacTCAGATGGGCTTCTTTCGCCTATTGATGACTCAACCGCTGACCATCAGCTCTCTAGCCCTGTTTCCATGGCAGC ACAACCCACCAGGAACGTTGCAGAAGATCTGGACCCCACCTTTCATAGAAAGGAGATTAATG GAGCAAATCAAGGATCCCAACAAGGAGGTTTGTGTAACCCTATGGACGAGCAACCTACATTTGTGCCACCTACAAAACGACATAATGACAAACCAGTACGAGTGAAGTCGAAGGACAAGAAAGAAAATATCAAACAGAAAGAGAATTGCAAGCAGCAGTGA
- the ccdc187 gene encoding coiled-coil domain-containing protein 187 isoform X1, giving the protein MMAELEVDQSNLPRVQEVCQCFAVLEDGALAHNLQEQEIEQYYTSNVQRNQLVQKDIRVAKSLQDEEKHTARVLQQQTTDQLEEHDSEYAQMIQKEIQRCAEEARRREVEDEEIAKRIQEEEELGVRSRGSYQNRDARETSSVPPYSPRSVYSPEDRYYECSSTRRRERSQLPPYSDSEDNRRMPTVTNLSRGSQDCSSSTVGQRTAVSCGRPPRSHSDQDNKSTTSGSSFSQKSRTSHLSGGWGDVIKLIRNDMSEQGYLSPSSEEELFEPVYKLERMLKQKQQASDRRGHQGERRHGRTTQGDGWCREESFRERDKERRVHFLDERSRINGYHGNGYSLHENGRERDKHLNTGERLGDHQQTQDPGFRRNVSMRRSYHGDVRLSRRTSMRGGSRTCTQDDSNLVNMVRPLNHTPLIETEVRRPGPLREAERWEAARNQRQRACSLTEERTIDRDHTRYPRQHRIRRSQSERQSLEEEGSSTEEEMESRREVGGMERLSSLSTCQSRSGHSSRTGPTGRNRTTALDLGELEQVLLDEELARRLQEEERLAAETQQGSSPLSPEDFRMAQVAQDEEIARFIQKQEIKAKRRSAELDFVGPRREYRDTVTDYERRAECDGQRERMDSDGLLSPIDDSTADHQLSSPVSMAAQPTRNVAEDLDPTFHRKEINGANQGSQQGGLCNPMDEQPTFVPPTKRHNDKPVRVKSKDKKENIKQKENCKQQ; this is encoded by the exons ATGATGGCAGAGCTGGAGGTGGATCAATCCAACCTGCCCAGAGTCCAGGAGG TGTGCCAGTGTTTTGCTGTTCTGGAGGATGGAGCTTTAGCACACAACTTGCAGGAGCAAGAGA TTGAACAGTACTATACATCTAATGTTCAGAGGAACCAGCTGGTTCAGAAGGACATCCGTGTAGCCAAAAGTCTTCAGGATGAAGAGAAGCACACGGCTCGGGTCCTTCAGCAGCAGACCACAGACCAGCT GGAGGAACATGATTCGGAATATGCACAAATGATTCAGAAAGAAATTCAGCGGTGTGCCGAGGAGGCCCGGAGGAGGGAGGTGGAAGACGAG GAAATAGCAAAAAGGATACAGGAAGAGGAAGAGCTTGGTGTCAGAAGCAGAGGCAGTTACCAAAATAGAGATGCtagag AGACCTCAAGTGTTCCACCGTACTCACCTCGGTCCGTTTACTCGCCTGAGGATCGATACTACGAATGCTCTTCAACCAGAAGGCGAGAGCGCTCCCAATTACCCCCCTACTCAGATTCTGAGGACAACCGGCGTATGCCTACAGTAACCAATTTGAGTCGTGGGTCCCAAGACTGCAGCAGTTCCACGGTAGGGCAGAGAACGGCGGTCAGCTGCGGTAGACCTCCCAGAAGTCATTCAGATCAAGATAACAAGAGCACAACGAGCGGCAGCTCCTTTAGCCAGAAAAGCAGGACATCTCACCTCTCAGGAGGATGGGGAGATGTGATCAAGCTCATAAGGAATGATATGAGCGAGCAAGGCTACCTCAGCCCCAGTTCTGAGGAAGAACTCTTCGAGCCCGTCTATAAACTTGAGAGGATGCtgaaacaaaagcagcaggCCTCCGATCGACGGGGCCACCAAGGTGAGAGGCGCCATGGCCGAACAACGCAGGGCGACGGTTGGTGTCGTGAGGAGAGTTTTAGGGAGAGGGACAAGGAAAGACGCGTTCATTTTCTGGATGAGAGAAGCCGCATAAACGGTTACCATGGCAACGGCTACAGTTTACATGAAAATGGTAGGGAGAGGGACAAACACCTGAACACTGGAGAAAGATTAGGTGACCACCAGCAGACTCAAGATCCGGGTTTCCGGCGTAACGTCTCGATGCGACGTAGTTACCATGGCGACGTCAGGCTGAGCAGACGGACATCGATGCGTGGAGGAAGCAGAACGTGTACCCAGGATGATTCAAATTTAGTTAATATGGTAAGACCTTTAAATCATACACCATTGATAGAGACGGAAGTGAGGCGACCTGGCCCTTTAAGGGAGGCCGAGAGGTGGGAGGCGGCCAGAAACCAGCGTCAGAGAGCATGCTCATTAACAGAGGAAAGGACGATTGACAGGGATCACACGCGTTACCCCCGACAACACAGAATTAGGCGCAGCCAAAGTGAGCGGCAGAGCTTGGAGGAAGAGGGATCGAGCACGGAGGAGGAGATGGAGAGCAGAAGGGAGGTGGGAGGGATGGAGAGACTCTCATCACTCAGCACCTGTCAATCACGCAGTGGCCACTCCTCCAGAACAG GACCCACTGGGAGGAATAGGACGACAGCTCTTGACCTTGGCGAGCTGGAGCAGGTACTCCTCGATGAGGAGCTGGCTCGCAGACTTCAGGAGGAGGAGAGATTAGCCGCAGAG ACTCAGCAGGGGTCTTCTCCTCTCAGTCCGGAAGACTTCAGAATGGCCCAGGTCGCACAGGATGAG GAAATTGCACGTTTCATACAAAAACAAGAGATCAAGGCTAAACGGAGGTCTGCTGAGCTGGACTTTGTTGGACCTAGACGGGAGTATAGAGACACTGTGACGGATTATGAAAGGAGAGCAGAATGTGACGGACAG agagagagaatggacTCAGATGGGCTTCTTTCGCCTATTGATGACTCAACCGCTGACCATCAGCTCTCTAGCCCTGTTTCCATGGCAGC ACAACCCACCAGGAACGTTGCAGAAGATCTGGACCCCACCTTTCATAGAAAGGAGATTAATG GAGCAAATCAAGGATCCCAACAAGGAGGTTTGTGTAACCCTATGGACGAGCAACCTACATTTGTGCCACCTACAAAACGACATAATGACAAACCAGTACGAGTGAAGTCGAAGGACAAGAAAGAAAATATCAAACAGAAAGAGAATTGCAAGCAGCAGTGA
- the ccdc187 gene encoding coiled-coil domain-containing protein 187 isoform X3 has protein sequence MMAELEVDQSNLPRVQEVCQCFAVLEDGALAHNLQEQEIEQYYTSNVQRNQLVQKDIRVAKSLQDEEKHTARVLQQQTTDQLEEHDSEYAQMIQKEIQRCAEEARRREVEDEEIAKRIQEEEELGVRSRGSYQNRDARGPTGRNRTTALDLGELEQVLLDEELARRLQEEERLAAETQQGSSPLSPEDFRMAQVAQDEEIARFIQKQEIKAKRRSAELDFVGPRREYRDTVTDYERRAECDGQRERMDSDGLLSPIDDSTADHQLSSPVSMAAQPTRNVAEDLDPTFHRKEINGANQGSQQGGLCNPMDEQPTFVPPTKRHNDKPVRVKSKDKKENIKQKENCKQQ, from the exons ATGATGGCAGAGCTGGAGGTGGATCAATCCAACCTGCCCAGAGTCCAGGAGG TGTGCCAGTGTTTTGCTGTTCTGGAGGATGGAGCTTTAGCACACAACTTGCAGGAGCAAGAGA TTGAACAGTACTATACATCTAATGTTCAGAGGAACCAGCTGGTTCAGAAGGACATCCGTGTAGCCAAAAGTCTTCAGGATGAAGAGAAGCACACGGCTCGGGTCCTTCAGCAGCAGACCACAGACCAGCT GGAGGAACATGATTCGGAATATGCACAAATGATTCAGAAAGAAATTCAGCGGTGTGCCGAGGAGGCCCGGAGGAGGGAGGTGGAAGACGAG GAAATAGCAAAAAGGATACAGGAAGAGGAAGAGCTTGGTGTCAGAAGCAGAGGCAGTTACCAAAATAGAGATGCtagag GACCCACTGGGAGGAATAGGACGACAGCTCTTGACCTTGGCGAGCTGGAGCAGGTACTCCTCGATGAGGAGCTGGCTCGCAGACTTCAGGAGGAGGAGAGATTAGCCGCAGAG ACTCAGCAGGGGTCTTCTCCTCTCAGTCCGGAAGACTTCAGAATGGCCCAGGTCGCACAGGATGAG GAAATTGCACGTTTCATACAAAAACAAGAGATCAAGGCTAAACGGAGGTCTGCTGAGCTGGACTTTGTTGGACCTAGACGGGAGTATAGAGACACTGTGACGGATTATGAAAGGAGAGCAGAATGTGACGGACAG agagagagaatggacTCAGATGGGCTTCTTTCGCCTATTGATGACTCAACCGCTGACCATCAGCTCTCTAGCCCTGTTTCCATGGCAGC ACAACCCACCAGGAACGTTGCAGAAGATCTGGACCCCACCTTTCATAGAAAGGAGATTAATG GAGCAAATCAAGGATCCCAACAAGGAGGTTTGTGTAACCCTATGGACGAGCAACCTACATTTGTGCCACCTACAAAACGACATAATGACAAACCAGTACGAGTGAAGTCGAAGGACAAGAAAGAAAATATCAAACAGAAAGAGAATTGCAAGCAGCAGTGA
- the tnfrsf9a gene encoding tumor necrosis factor receptor superfamily member 9a codes for MLLHGLCYIWLILAGLVPYTKCSDSGCDDWTISVKDSQEVCCNKCKPGNRLVKNCGKDPELLCRPCEANKYTTNPKSYSCNICTQCIGPQFTIKPCNIRSDTVCGCKAGYRCGDERCSHCVTECKTGEEPTTFRSCAKCPEGNFNDKIHSMCKKWKASCPNGQVLDNKGNAFRDHECIVDNEVMKINKITKSNEYEKNSIDNTLLVVSGKKQEKMNWIPVCIAGFVAMLAVLCFVASVTTCVKARSKKKEPKAVTSDQELSEDSRIMVVDQEACSFRHPEQEQGGSSESISTQDSESKLIV; via the exons ATGCTGTTGCACGGACTGTGTTATATCTGGCTGATTCTGGCTGGTCTGGTCCCCTACACTAAATGTTCAGACTCTGGCTGTGATGACTGGACTATTTCAGTGAAAGATAGTCAAGAAGTGTGCTGCAACAAATGCAAGCCAG GAAACCGCTTGGTGAAAAATTGTGGAAAAGATCCGGAGTTGCTTTGTAGACCCTGTGAAGCCAACAAATACACGACCAATCCTAAAAGTTACTCCTGCAATATATGTACCCAGTGCATAG GTCCACAGTTTACAATTAAACCTTGCAATATCAGGAGCGACACAGTATGCGGATGCAAAGCTGGATATCGGTGTGGAGACGAGAGATGCTCTCACTGCGTTACTGAATGCAAAACAGGAGAAGAACCTACAACATTCC GTTCCTGTGCGAAATGTCCGGAAGGAAACTTTAATGACAAAATCCACAGTATGTGCAAAAAATGGAAAGCAAG TTGTCCAAATGGCCAAGTTTTAGACAACAAAGGAAATGCATTCAGGGACCACGAGTGCATAGTTGACAAcgaagttatgaaaataaacaaaatcacaaaatcaAATGAATACGAAAAGAACAGCATAGACAACACCTTGCTTGTCGTGAGTGGGAAAAAGCAAG AAAAGATGAATTGGATTCCAGTCTGCATTGCTGGTTTTGTGGCGATGCTGGCCGTTCTCTGTTTCGTTGCGTCAGTTACCACATGTGTTAAAGCACGGAGCAAAAAAAAGGAGCCCAAAGCCGTTACGTCAGACCAAG AGCTGTCAGAAGACTCAAGGATTATGGTTGTGGACCAGGAGGCCTGTAGTTTCCGCCATCCAGAGCAGGAACAGGGCGGCAGCTCAGAGTCCATCAGCACGCAGGACTCTGAAAGTAAACTCATAGTGTGA